The region ccaggtgcaaaataagtacctgtatataacatgttttgattgtaaccacagacaggcagtatatcaagtctcatccccTTTCTTGTTACCtagaaataaataagtaaaataagagTCTCAGTAAAACTGCCACAGGCTGAAGTAACCAAGAGGCAGACCTTGTAAGAAATGCAGTTTTTATATGCAAATCAGAATTCAGtgccatggccatgttttgccagagGAGTcactggctgcatcaggggcagtgtTACCAGCTAGTGTTAAACTTCAAACGTCACCTTGGCTGGTCCAACAGATAAAACAAGGCAAGCAATGCTCCTGGATTCATTTGGGGTATCTTGAGAACATACTAAACATACAGTTATAGTTATTGTACTTTATTCCTGCCCAGCTTATCCCCCTGTTACAGTATGCCTGCATTTCATCCCTTCATTCAGCTCTGTGTTGAGACTTTGTGACAGTTGCACCTGAGATGTAATTGCTGCTTCAGAGGGTTTTTGAAGGCAAGTATtgagtctgcctttttccctttAAAGGAAGAAGTCTCTGCTGCTGAATAACCTGTTTGTGTTAATTGCTGCACTCCTATCCGGATTCAGTCGGCGTGCCAAATCATTTGAGATGATAGTGCTGGGAAGAGTCTTTGCTGGTATTAATTCTGGTAGGTGCAGTGCTCTTACGGTGGATAACACGAGAGTACAGTTTTGGTAGCTGCAAAGCCATGCGGATGACATGGTGGGAGGAACCATGGCAAAGGGGTTTCATGGTGCTACCCTAAGTGTGTTAACCATTGCAAATGCTGAATTTAATTGTGGCTCTGTGGGTTCTTAATTTCCATGTAGAGGAGAGAAGGGGTGCAATAACTACAGACCTGTGTATTCTGAGTTCAAAGGGGAACACTTGTGCTGCCCTGTGCTTGTGTGGGAGataaaccactactactactcatcgtttctatagcgctactagatgtacgcagcactgtacacttgaccatgaagagacagtccctgctcaacagagtttacactctaattaggacagacaaacaggacaaataagagataagggaattactaaggtgggaatgataaaatatgggtactgaacaagtgagtaaggattagaagcagcatcaaaaagctgggcttttagcctagatttgaagacggccagagatggagcttgacgtaccagctcaggaagtctattccaggcatatggtgcagcaagataaaaggaacggagtctggagttagcggtggaggagaaaggtgcagataagagagatttacccagtgaacggagttcccgagaagaagtgtagggagagatgagagtagagaggtattgaagagctgcagagtgaatgcacttgtaagtcaataagaggagtttgaactgtatgcagaaacagggagccagtgaagtgacttgagagggctaatatgagcatagcgacactggtggaatataagtcatgcagcagaattttgaacagactggctaagtgggagacctgtgagaagcaagttgcagtagtctaagcgagaggtgataagagtgtggataagggttctggaagTGTGCtcggaaagggaagggaaatgggactttctgaggtttttgcaactacattcaaagcagtttacatatattcaggtacatattttgtaccaggggcaatggagggttaagtgatttgcccagagtcacaaggagctgcaatgggaatcgaactcagttccccaggatcaaagtccactgcactaaccacaggttttagcagtccgctgaatatgtgcagagaaggagagagagcagttgaagatgaccccaaggttacgagctgatgagacagggaggatgagagtgttatccacagaaatagagaatgggggaagaggagaggttagtttagggggaaagataagcagctcagtcttggtcatgtttagtttcagatggcgctgagacatccaggcagtctgatactttggcctggattcctgctgagatttctggtgtggagaggtagatctgggagtcatcagcgtaaaggtgatactgaaaaccatgggatgagatcagagtaccaagggaagaagtatagatggagaaaaaccCTGAGAATACAAGTGACATGTATATGATATAAAATATGCTAAACACATAATGCAAGACTTGGGACACAGGTGCAGACATGCTCAGTGAGAGAGGTAGGGCCAGTCTTAGTCTTGCTGGGGCCTATGGCATAAATTAAGGAGAAGACACCAAAGTCTTCCAGCAGAATATGCTTTTTTCAGCTTTGGGCAAGCTAGGGGGCCTTCTGTGACATGGGGGCCCAAAGGGCCTGGTTATACCCCCTACCCCCAACACCAGTCCTGAAGAGAAGAAAGTTCATTTAGATACTGAATTGTGAACATGGGGTTCATTTAGATTTTAGCTCACACCTTATTTCAGGTCAGCTACTTGCAAGTACACTACAAGTATTCTCCTGACTCCAgaaggtttacaatctaagtttgtacctgaggcagtggagggttaagtgattgaaCCAAGAtagcaaggagcagcagcaggatttgaacagggcttccctggttgtcagcctggtgctctaaccgctaggctactcttccactcctcagTTGATGTAGGCAGGgtttattttactactactactacttatcatttctatagcactaccagacgtacgcagtgctgtacacttgaacatgaagagacagtccctgctcgacagagcttacaatctaattaggacagacaaacaggacaaacaagagataagggaatattaaagtgaggatgataaaataaggcttCCTCCACTGTCTGCCCCAACTGCACTGTGTTCAGAAACACATAGACTATATGTAGGGCAGACATTCCATCTCTTTCAGTAAATGTTCAGAGTGACAGTGATTTTCCTTTCTTCCTCGTGCTGATGGTACAAAATGCAGTCTACATCTGTTTGTTTTGTTCAGGTGTGAGTATGAACATTCAGCCCATGTACCTTGGGGAAAGCTCTCCAAAGAAGATGCGTGGGGCAGTTGCAATGACTTCGGCATGTTTCACAGCCTTTGGACTGGTGATGGGACAAGTCATTGGGCTCAGGTACTGTGATGGGATTGAATGTAGTAGGTGTCTGGTGTCAGGGTCCACAGAGGGTGTGTGAATTACAGATAATATTCAGATGCTCAGCCTCCTCACTGCCATCGAATGTGTCTGTGCCAGGGTCTATGAGAGAGAGTTTTTTGGAGGGTCATGGTGAAACCGTTTCTTCCAGCACCATCTGTAGGACCACCAATGCCCTTTCTGAGTTTATGAGCTATTTGCTGTCCTCAGAAACTACTGTCAAGGCTGCTTAATGAGTCAGGAATTGCAGTCCCTCGGTATACACAAACTTCCCTCCTTGCATCTCCTTCATGACCACTCTAAACTTTCTACAAAGTGACAACAAGAACTGGCAGAGCAAGGCTCCCTACACACTGCAGCTGGACACCCTGGCATGCTGCAGCTGGACCTGGGCACCCTGGCATGCAGCGGCTGGATCTGGGCACCCGGAACACTGTGACTGGAACTGAACACCTTGACGTGCTTGGAGCATGGAGCCCTGGCATGCTGCATCTGGAGCTGGGCACCCTGTTACACTGTGGATGAACCTGGGCTCCTTGGCATACAGTGACTGGACCTTGGCACACAGTAGCTGGAGCTGGGTACTCTGGCACCTTGCAGATGGAGCTGGGCTCCCTGGCACACTTCAGCTAGAACTGAACACTTTGGCATACTTAGCTGGAGCTGGGAGCCCTGGCATCTGGAGTTGGGCACCCTTACACACTGCAGCCAGAGCAGAACAACCTGGGATTCTGTGATTGGAACTGGGCACCCTGGCACACTACAACTAGAGCCAAGTAACTTGAGACATGGTTAGCCTAAAAAGGCTCTGAATTTTTAGAATAAAGATGGGGCTGTGGTGATTTTAAACTGAACTATTTCTTGCCATCTCACTTTCCTGCAGAGAaatcttgggaagtgaagagatGTGGCCTCTGCTCTTGGCCAGCAATGCAGTTCCAAGTGTCCTTCAACTCATTGCCCTTCCCTGGCTCCCAGAGAGCCCAAGGTATCTGCTGATTGACCAAGGAGATAAGGAATCCTGCATTTGCGGTGAGCATTGTGTCATCTAATCAGAAGGAAGTGCATCCATTTAGAAACCCCTCCTTGACCCTGTTCCCTCCATTTTGAACCTAGCACCCCATCTCCACCCCACTACCCAATATTCTCAGTTGTTACATTGATAGTGAACTGGCTGCCCTTTATGTGTTTGGGGAGAGGGATGGGGAATTTTTTGAGGCCTGATTCCTGTTCTTTCTTGTTATTACAGGGGTGGCTCTGGGATAATGAGTTGAGGTCCTTGATGTGGTTATACTGAAAGGGGCTAAGGGGCGGGTGCAGGGTGACATGCTGAGGTCCCAGGAAGTGACTGTGTTGTAAGGGGCTGAGGTCTTGGGGAGGGTTCTGCAGTGACCAGCTGAAGTTTCAAGAGGTGGTTTTGATGTAAGGAGCTGTGGTTATAGGTAGCAGCCCCAGGTCAGTGGTGAGCTGGGGTTACCGCTTTGCTGTTACTTGAGATTTAATTTAATTCCATTTTCATGAGGGAACAAGGAAGCTTGGCAAAGGAGATAAAGtttcatatatacacacaccagtGTTTTTAGGCTTTCCTATTCTATTAATGAggttcttttatatttttatttagttttatgttcattttgttttactttttatgTATAAATTGTAAATCACTTTGTTCTGCAAAAGTTAAGTGGTATATTAAGTTTTAATAACCATATACATAAACAGAAGAATAGAGATCTTGAGATTTTACCAGGTCAGTTTTGCCTTACAAATCTGATGAATTGCttggactgggtgaccagagagttggatcagaGGGAGAGTTCTAGGTGTGATggacttggatttcagcaaagcctttgacacactTTCTCATAGGCAACTTTTAAATAAACTGAACACTCTTGATATAGGTCCAAGAATGACTGACTGATTTACAGACTGATTAAGTGGGTGAGAACAAAGGGTAATGCTGTGTCACAGGGGATCTCTCCACGGTTCAGTTCAGTTCAGAATTTCATAAGCAATATTACACAAGGACTATGTGAAGAGATTTACATagcaatagaaacagagaaaaacaaaggcagataaagactacatggcctattcagtctgccatcTACAGTGGCGTAgtgaggggggctgccacccggggcggggcagtttgccgttgcacccccccccccccaggtgcagcacgatgacatacccccccctcggcgcatcgacacacccctccccccgacccagtgcccaccctcttccgtccaaccagctccctacctttaaaaaaaatatcggaatccgaagtgaggcgcagcgcctcgcgcctgcacgtaaaagaaatgtgcaccgtctcatcgggccttccctcactctctgtcctgccctccgctgacgcaacttcctatttccgcaagggtgggacagacagagcaagagaaggcccgatgagacgctgcacatttcttttacgtgcaggcgcgaggcgctgcgcctcgcttcggattccaatatttttttaaaggtagggggagctggttggacggaggagggtgggcactgggggggaggtgtcgatgcaccgaagggggggagctgacacccggggcggaccgcccctcccgccccccccccccccgttgctacgccactgcctatctATACTATCTActatttcttcctcttccttagagatcctgtgtacttgtccagtgctttcttgaatttggaTAGTCTTCCTCTACACACCACCTCCACGAGGAGGCCATTCCTCGCATCAACCATCTGTTTCTATAGAGAAATATTGCCTTAGTTTACACCtgaatctgtcccctttcaccttcttcctgtgccccttcattccagagtttcctttcagttgaaagagactcgcctcctttgcatttatgccacatagctATTTAAATgtctcgatcatatctcccctctcctgcctttcttccagagtatacatattgagatctttaattctgtccctatatgctttataacagagaccactaaccattttagtagccactatctagaccaactccatcctgtttatatctttttgaaggtgcagtctccagaattgtacatagtacAGTTTGCTACTGTATATTATGTAAGCTATTATGGTTTTAATTAGAAGGAGGGCATATATAGTATAATAATAATACCTAAAATCTGCAAAAAGATGGAcaaccctggagggtgtggaaaGGATGAGGAGGGATATAATAAACCTTaatgaatggtctagaatttgacagctaagatttaatgctaaaaaaaatgcagggttatgcatttgggatgcaaaacccaaagggagtggtacaatataggggggtgaagtacttctgtttaCAAAAGAAAAGCAGGACTAGCTTAAATTGGCCAAGGTGGTAGAAAAGttgacagcaaaagccagaagaattcttgagtgcatagggaaaggaatggccaacAGGACAAAGGATGTGATAGTTCACTTctttaagtctctggtgagacttcatttgAAATATTGTATACATCAGTAGAGACCATGGGCTCGATAGTCAGCTCATGGGAGGCAGGCCGGCTAAGTCCCGTGGTCAGCACtgagcttggatattcaatggcaggctaattccagtgaccggcattgaatatctggggggtttTTGGCCACTATAAATTTAACTGACTAAGTTAATGTTCAGTGCTGGCCGgataagtttatagtggccaaagacaggactgctattttCACAGTCCGATGTGGTCACTTAGCCAGCGAAGCAGTGAATTTACGTGGCTACCCAGTTATATCTTGCAATATAGCCAGTCAGCCGCTATGTGCTGACggagaatattcagcaggagatcccccattgaatattcgcagatagccggttatatcggccAGTATATCTTCAagaggatataaacaggatggagttggtggTCTTTGTCACAGAGTGTATATggtcagacttaaagatctcagtccCTCTAACTCTGTAGTGTGCTGCACAAGTTAGGTGCCCAGAGAGAAGTTAGGCACCCGAATGAGAGTAAACGGCAGTTAGCAGTCTAACTGCATTTAGGTACTATTCTATACATTagtgtttaccccccccccccgatattcagcgctatttaactggccagaacggctgctgaccagttaagtagcgcttaactggctatcccctggtgaatatccccggttagcggctagcaggtagccagttatatcgcccgacataactggctatccgcctatttttaaagctggtttagtggccatatttggccgcatgaaaagggggatatctttggccggtttaaagaaaaccagctaagtctgaatatcaacttagtcggttttctttaaaccagccaaaaataagccgaatattcaatgccggtcaacggaaatggcccagcattgaatatccagcctcAGTGCTGACCACAGGAGTCAGCTGGCTTAACTCCCACTGTCTGAATATCGTTTttgtagtgcataactgcaaaggtGGGTATCATGGGAGTGAGGCACAGGCAGGGCATGACGTAGGTGCCAAACATATAAAATACTGTAAATTGTGCTTCTAGATGCGAACATTTACACCTTCCTTTTACATGGCACCCAAATGCCAGATTGAGCTCTATTCTAATTAGATATTGATGCTATGTTTGTTATATTATGTTAATTTGTATAATGTTAAAATTGTAAGCTCCAAGTTTTGTATTTATATCTTGTATTGTAATTCACTCCGAACCTATTTCCAGGTGTTGAGGGGGATATAACATTAACATTGTGTAGCAGAATCTGGAGGCTCTgatgccattgtagaatactgTCTTGGCACACAGATTTTGGGCATCTGATTTTTTAGTGCTGTTTATACTGTGTTAGAAAGACAGGAGAAGGAAGAAAtgataaatacatttatttatttactgccattttaaaggaattcactcaaggcggtgtacaacaagcataagcaaaagacaattacagcagtaaaaatattcaaataacaattcaaagtatacttacagtgtcaacacaatacacgataaaacattttaatagaccaTGTAGGATATagtcaaagatggaacatatttaAAATATCTCCAGGTATAAATgccttcaattgaaaggaagctcggAAGACTAGTGCAACGTGTCTTCAGCTGGGGGAATAAGCATGTCCCTTCTCTTGCAGCATTACAGAGGCTGCGCGGCAACAGGGACCTTAACCAGCGAGATGGAGGAGATGTTAGCGGAACAGGCTGCCACCAAGGGAAAAGGGCAAAAAGGCTGTGGGAGCTGTTTCGGGAGCCATCATTAAGGTGGCAGCTGATAACTATCATTGTCCTGAGCAGTGCCATGCAGCTGTGTGGTAACGATTCGGTAAGTAGGACTGCACCCAAAACTGCTTTGATGAAAGGGCAGCAGAGCACCACGTCCTAAAACAGGCGAATGTCCCATTATGTTCCCACAGCAATAGCTCTACAGAGAGTCCCCCCGTGGCTTTCAACGACATGTGCTTTTCCCTTCACAGATGTATTTTTATGCTTCGTATGTGTTCCAAGAAGCTGGAATTCCATATGAGAAAATCCAGTATGCAGTAATTGGCACGGGATGCTGTGAGTTCCTCACGTCTGTAACCTGTGTAAGCATATCAGATTAGCTATACCATGGGTCGGCAGGTGTCAGTGAGTGGGGGGACAtgttggggtaattttataatgaacACAATCCGTTAGAATAATGTTTTAGACACTCAAACTGAATGAATGATGTGTAATTCATAAAATAAGGATCTCAGTAGTGCTGACATAtgatattggaaagaataaactcATAGAACTTTCACAGTTTCACTCAAGGGAATAGTGAAAATGAGAAGGAAGAAAATGTAGAAAGGGAAAAAGACATCTTGTTGGAAAAGGTGGTGATTAGTATTTAGGTACAATATGTTCCTGCACAAAAGAGCTTGGGGAGTAATTCTCTATAGGTTGCCCAGAGTTAGGCTCTGGCATACTGCACACTGTTGAAATTCTATATCAAcaattaacataagaacataagagtagccatactgggtcagaccaatggtccatatcctgtttccaaagcagtggccaatccaggtcacaagtacctggcagagacccaaatagtagcaacattccatgctaccaatcctggggcaagcagttgcttgccCATGTCTGCctgaatagcaaactatggatttttcctccaggaatttgtccaaacctttttttaaacctagatacgctaaccgctgttactacatcctccagcaaagagttccagagattaactgttcgttgagtgaaaaagtatttcctcctctgTGAGACCGCAGTTACTTAGGTAATTGTGGGCATGAGCTCTTATGCCTGCTCAGTGActggtgtaaatacttgtgcatcactactagtattctgtaacacatgCGCATAAATGCTGGACACGCTTCTCATCTACCCTTGCCCCACACAGGTCCActccccccttgcagttaccATCTGTGGATCTTACACAGTCAATTTCTAGAATCCCGACTAAGGGCAGTTGTGCTCAtaattgctaattagtgccaattagcaccaactaACACCAACTTTAGACAACTGTTAATGCCAGTTTGCAGCTAATTAAATTATGTGCctaactgacactattctataagttgtgcacgcaactttACGTGCTAAATCTTGCACTCAAGgttgtagaattagggggttataGTCTAAGTGGGTAGTTGAGGCAGTGGgagataaagtgacttgcccaaagtcacaaagaggggcagtggcagaagtgggaattgaactcttgacttccctggttctcagcccatagCTGTTACTAGGCTACATTCACCCCCTGAAATTATTACAGGTGTTACGCACATCCTGTGCCTGTAGATGTCAGCATTGCCATCTCTCTGCAGAAGATACAGAGCAAAGAAGAAAAGagacctttatttatttaaaactttcaaATGCCATTTTTCCAGTGAAAATTAGAACGATTCATATTTGTTACACAGTAACAATAAAATACAACAAGATACAGTCAAAATGCCATCATCCTCATGCAATGTAAAAAGATTCCTGCTCTCACAGCTACCTTAGAATCGTCAGTACTTTCCTAAAGGCCATCAATATCGTCTCCACTGGGAGCCCAGTCCATCAGTGGGATTATATTACATTTCTTGATCTCTCTTCAGTCATCGCTTCTTCACACTATAAGCAAAAGTGTGAACTAGAGAGTGATACAGGGACAAAGCTTGTCCTCGCGGGTTCCgtctccatccccgcaggttctgtctccgtccccgccccaaCCCCATGGGCTctatcctcatctgcagaagcctcaaataattatgattttatatttaaatcaggggcgtagccagacaacagattttgggtgggcctaggcaagaattgggtgggcaccaagtgttctcccccccccccttccaaaaaattaatctcagctggtgggaaaacgcttctttccaccttggcagcaggcatgcactgaaaactgagcatgcgcaggtgccagtgtcatggagagtagcgttttcattaccatcaggggaaaattttcagctggccgagcttgggtcTCCcacagttaccactaaacatttgctactgttgggtgggcctgagccataaatgggtgggccagcccacctgtggctacgccactgatttaaatctttttattaaagaataaaaaggaacaatatgctgtgcaactattgtgtataaattataaatagaaaacaataataacagtgagcagctataataaccctcctcaccaccaccctctacccttccaaccccaacaattagctgatttctactaccccaaggaatcctaatccaccctgttaaaatgtccaggggtacaaaatgcaacctgttctgtatgtccTAGAGTGAAGaaataaagcactgttatgattttttaatctgtggatgaataagaagtcatcaacaatctcaggat is a window of Microcaecilia unicolor chromosome 11, aMicUni1.1, whole genome shotgun sequence DNA encoding:
- the SLC2A11 gene encoding solute carrier family 2, facilitated glucose transporter member 11 isoform X4 — its product is MATTLQSSMLPLWKKSLLLNNLFVLIAALLSGFSRRAKSFEMIVLGRVFAGINSGVSMNIQPMYLGESSPKKMRGAVAMTSACFTAFGLVMGQVIGLREILGSEEMWPLLLASNAVPSVLQLIALPWLPESPRYLLIDQGDKESCICALQRLRGNRDLNQRDGGDVSGTGCHQGKRAKRLWELFREPSLRWQLITIIVLSSAMQLCGNDSMYFYASYVFQEAGIPYEKIQYAVIGTGCCEFLTSVTCSLFIERIGRKALVLGGYSLMSVWAIVFMVALSQQDRISWMPYLSMACIFAYILSFGIGPAGVTGLLPTELFDQMSRPAAYMICGSLIWLMLSLVGLLFPFIMAGLGHFCFVPFFAVCVCTSVYVGFFLPETKGKSVMEVTEEFNKRNLKALTHDQPWKGPAEIKCTML